gccacccagtctgtggtattttgttatggtggtcctagcaaactaacaagaggtaactgttttttttttttggtttttttttttggttttttttttaaagattttatttatttatttgagagagagaatgagatagagagagcatgagaggggggagggtcagagggagaagcagactccctgctgagcagggagcccgatgcgggacccgatcccgggactccaggatcatgacctgagccgaaggcagtcgcttaaccaactgagccacccaggcgccccaagaggtaACTGTTTTGAAATGAATTCCAGGTTAAAGGTgaagatgtatttttaattatagaaggaataaaaaattctGGAATCAGAATTGAAAACAAATCATAAAGACAAGGATATATGAAAATTCTTAGACTTTTGTGGTTGTCACTAATGTTAGTTTCTGATTCTGCACTACACAGCTAAgtcccagaaatctgcatttttaacaagcattaCAGGTGATTCTGATCCTGATTATCTGGGGACTCTGATTTGAGAAATACTGTTCATAACAATCAAATGTGTCTACAATGTGCTTGACCAAAAATTAAGGGAATGTGGCCACAAGAGGAAGCCCAGAACATTCTAAGGGGACCAATCAGGCCAATTAATTGGAATAACCTCTTATGGTTGGTGTGGGGATCTGGACATTCCTTAATATTTATACCTTTATAATCCCAAATTAGATTCATTAAGCTGGATACTAATTAGGTGagtaatgaaaacaatgaaatggccctcccttcctctctccaaaaTGCCTTGCCCATCAGCTTTCAAAGTCTAAAAAACGGATGATTAACACTTCATATCCCTGTATTGACATATAAAAGTCCCTGGTTTAACTATCCTTCACAGGGGCTCATGTTGCCCAGAAGGCTCTAAGAATGAATTTGTTTCTCCAGTTAGCGCCGGGAAGTCTGGAAACAAAGGGCTGAGTCCTGTGTCTGTGTCGatcagagacaggaagagaaaatggagtCCCTCAATGTAGGCAGGAGTCAGGAGCATATATAGGGTTACTTGGGGCATCAAGAATCAATGCTATCACAATATTTCCAGGAACTTGGTCTGACTCCTTTCTTGCCCTTTAGTGATGGGAGAAGCATTGAATTAAAAAGCCCCTTTTAATGTTACATAAGGTTATATATACCCAGATACACACACCTGTCACACCTGATGTGCTTAACTATACAGTTatgatacattatatataaaagacTATCAACAACACCCACTATGCTTTTCTGAAGTTGTGGAGTTGTTCAAAATTTCATGAGATCTTTAAAAAGTAGCTACAGTGTGTAACATCTTCCCATGTAGGTATCTTATAAGACTattctcttctcctctttcccttatCCCCAGAGTATAAGATAATGAGGTCTAGGGAGCCAGTCCTAGTAGGGAATTCATTAAAGATTCTTGAAAGAATCTCAGTGGGGACCTCAGCAATTTCATAAAAATCAGGGAGTTCAAAATCCACCCTCTAGTCTCTCCATATCCCTCAGAGCCTCTAGTTTTAGCCTTCCTTCTCCCCTGTTGCAAGGCCCAGAGGTTCTGGGCCTAGCTTTGGTAGGTGAGACAGGGTCTGGTGCTGAGTTGTGGAGCCAGGAGGAGGTGCCAGAAAGCTCAGCCTGAGCTCTGGAAAGGGAGAGGATAGAAGGGCATTTGAGGCACAAGAAAGGCTATAGAGGGTGCCTGTGGAAGGTGGTGACCACTGCAGTCAGATCTCACTGACTAAACCCAGGTCTGGTTTTAACACTAGCTTAGCAAAGAGACAGCTGCTTTCTCACACTCATTCACTTCCTTGATTTCCTGCCCAGAGAGTGGCAGTATGGGAGTATTACTGAGACCCAGGGAGACAGACAAATTAGGCAGACAAAACTGAGATGCAGGAGTGAGATGAGCTATAGGTTGGTGTCTACCCCTTAGCCTTAGACACAAGGTTAGCAGAATCAGGAGTTATTTCTaagaagcagagacagaggggTAGGAAGTAGAGTGATCCTCTAAAAGAAAAGCTTGTCTGCGACATGAAATGACATTTTCCTGAGTGACCACAGAGTCTAAGTGTTAGAATTAGAAGTAGCCATTGAACTTGCCCAAATCCCTCTAGGAAGTATTCTCCAAGAACAACTACAAGCAGGCCATTTGTTAAATTTCCAACTCCCCTCTACCCTAGACAGCTGCTTTTTGAACTGGTCAGGAAAAACAATCCTCACCAAATCTGATAATGGATACTCTGAAGACCTTTAAATAAGAAGACCTTAGAAGAGTTACCTCACTAAGACCTCCCCAGTCGACAGGCTAAAGGTAATCTTTCCCTGGCAGATAACTCCTGGCTTCactattttggattttcttttacgTCCAGGTCCCTCCCTTCAACTTATTCTAACTCTCTCTCTGATTCCTATTCTGCCCTACGCCCTTTAAAATGTGAGGCACAAACTGATTCCAAAGAGAGTCCATCTTGAGCTAAAAGAAGGTGGGGCACAAAGACTTTTGATATTTCTATCATTTGTCATTCAATCTTCACCCATTTCAAGCTATCTCAGCTTTAAAAAACTGcctgaggggcccctgggtggctcagtcgttaagcgtctgccttcggctcaggtcgtgatcccagggtcctggaatcgagccccatatggggctccctgctcagcgggaagcctacttctccctctctcactcctgcttgtgttccttctctcgctttgtctctctctgtcaaataaataaataaaatcttaaaaaaaaaaaagaaaagaaaagaaaactgcctGGATGTATTAACCTAAATGCTTCCAGATTTTCAGAATGTTCCTTGGAGCTCCAGAGATTTaagtttgaattccagctctgtcaATGATTGACGGTATGACTTTATGCACATTATCAAATTCTGTAAGCCTCTCTCCTCATTTGCAAATCAAGGTAATACTACTAACTTGCAAGGTTTTTCTAAGGTCTAAATGGTATTTCTTTTGTAATGCTCCTAGTACAGCATCTGGCAAACAGTAGATGCATCAGGtattataaataaacttttatattattaaataatgtatattctttCTTCATTACCCTACTTCGTTTTCATGTCAAAACATTTTCTGCCTTAAGTTTTCTGATTTATATTGTTAACCACCATGTAGCTTGCCTGTCCCTGACAGGTAAGTTTATCACAGCTCTTCTGAATTCACTTTGATGAATGATGTGGTGACCACTGATCACGGCCAAAGCAGAAGCTGAGGAACAACACACAGGAGCCAAGCTGACCTTCAAGTGGAGAGTGAGTTAATGACACTGGCTACAAATTTCACTGGTATTTGGAGTGAGGAAAAAGTgtctacatatatatttgtgtgtatgtctcTAGTAAGTTTATTAATTTAGCTAAAGAGTAAGCACTTTTTTGGGAGGTCTATTAAGCCCTTGATTTTATGCTCGCTGCTTCTAGTTGACAGTGAATTGTCCTCTATGCAGGACGAAAGTGTAATGGTTGTTGAGATCCTGGAATCTAGAGAAAAATCAGATCTTGGTTCAAATCCCATTTTGGCTCTTTCTTATATCTTCGAtcttagaaatattaattttctctaaACTTCTGTTTCGTCATCTATAGTATGGTACTATTAATAGAACTTTAttcacaagatttttttaaatagacaccAAGTTAGTAACAGCTAactaaataaatttaacttttattcatGCATAAAAAAAGtgctgagtgcctactgtgtaccCAGGCACATTCTAAGCACTGTCTTTACAGaagtaaacaaagcaaaacctcTGCCCTTTTtgagctcacattctagtggaATTATTAACTGAAAGTGGGCAGATTAGTGTTCTGAAAGTCAGGAGGCTTAAACTGACATAAGACCTCTGCCCAGTGACTGTACTTTCCTGAGCCTTCATTTCCTAATCTAGAGAAGAATAAGTCCTACCAGCATTATTGCCTTCTATTCTGTGGACTGTCATGGACTCTGTCTTGCAACTGGGGGTGTAGCCATGGTTGATGATGCTTCAGTCTTTCCTCCCACCTAGGTTCATAGCAGTTGAATTCTAGATCTCTAGGGAATGCAGGTTGCTGACTAATAGGAGAATCAGAGCTTTGATACGACACTTCAACAGTCAAGAATAACTTTACAaatagtcattcattcactctccAGTTCTTACTGGAATTATGTGAGCTGAGTAGTACATATGAGCTGTCTGGATCAAGCTAGGCTTCCATAACTGGAAGATCAGATGAGAAGGTGAGTGAAGGACTCATCTGTGTCTATAACACAaaggtgaagaaagaaagaaagaaagaaaaagaaagaaagaaagaaagaaagaaagaaagaaagaaagaaagaaaggagaaaaaagaaaagaaaagaaaagaggaatgaaagaaaggaaggaaagaggaaggaaagaaagaaagggggaggagggaaggtagagagggagagggagggagtaaggaaggaaggaggtaaaAGAATAGCAAAGGaagtaaaggaagagaagggaaaggaagagaagatgaaaCAAAGGTTGGAACATTAATGAGAGTCCTGGCAGAAGAAAGGCGAGTGAGGAGTGTTTGCTTAAAGATCTCCTCAAAAGGGGTAGGCAAAGTTAGGTATAACCAACAAGAATAGTGAAGATTCTCAGACCTCTTAgtttgaaggagaaagaaagaaaaaaaaaattctaaaacaatgTTCAGAGGGATTAAGGGGCCAGAAGGAAATGACCTCTGGAAGAGCTGTACAGTTCTGGGTCTAGTTGATTCTAATGTTTTGTTTGGCTTCTAATTTCTTCCCAGGTACAACCCCTAGctttttctgaattcattttaaGAATTTGGGGAATCCaactttcctcttccctccacacACAATGACTTTGGGATCCCTGGAAAGCAGCAGCAACATTTCCTCCACCTTTCTGCTCAGCGGCATTCCTGGGCTGGAGCACATGCACATCTGGATCTCCATCCCATTGTGCTGTATATACCTGGCTTCCATCCTGGGCAACTGTACAatcttttttatcattaaaacagAGCCCTCGCTCCATGAGCCTATGTACCTCTTCTTATCCATGCTGGCTGTGACTGACCTGGGTCTGTCTCTTTGCACCCTCCCTACAGTGCTAGGCATCTTTTGGATTGGGGCACGAGATATTGGTCATGATGCCTGTTTTGCCCAGCTCTTTTTCATTCACTGCTTGTCCTTCCTGGAGTCCTCTGTGCTACTGTCCATGGCCTTTGACCGCTTTGTGGCCATTTGTCGCCCCTTGCACTATGCTTCCATTCTCACCAACACGGTCATTGGCAGGATTGGCCTAGCTTCCCTGGGCCGCAGCGTAGCACTCATTTTCCCATTGCCTTTTATGCCAAAAGATTCCCCTACTGTGGTTCCCCAGTTCTCTCACATTCCTATTGTCTCCACCAGGAAGTGATGAAATTGGCCTGTGCCAACATCAAAGCCAACAGTGTCTATGGCATGTTTGTCATTGTTTCAACAGTGGGTATAGACTCACTGCTCATTCTCGTCTCCTATGCCCTGATCCTGCATACTGTGCTATCCATTGCATCCAGGGCTGAGAGATTCAAAGCTCTTAACACCTGTGTTTCCCACATATGTGTTGTGCTCCTCTTCTACACTCCCATGATTGGCTTATCCATTATCCACCGCTTTGGGAAGCAGACACCTCATCCGGTCCAGGTGATCATGGGCTTTGTGTACCTTCTATTCCCTCCCCTGATGAACCCCATCGTTTACAGTGTGAAGACCAAACAGATCCGAGATCGTATAACCCATGCCTTTTGTTGTTAGCTGGGTCTTGTCTTAGAGGCATTAATTCATTAAGTGTACCCTTACTCCTCTATCCTTTATAATATCCAATGTGCATGGAATGGAGGAGactgttatttatttactcaacaaatacatAAAGGAATGATCAAGAAGTCACAGCTCTTGCAGAATTATCTCTGCTCTGATGGAGGGGAAACACAATGCAGTATGATATGGgagttttcattttccaaaaattgCCACAGGGGTATTTCTAATCCTACATTCTCCTCCAGAAACTTGTCACTCCCCCTCATCAAGAGATGAAGTCCATTTTTTCTCTCCTTGTAACTGTGTAGGCCTTTCTACAGTCATGTGTTACTTGTGTTGctcaaagtaaaaataagttgatataggagcaaaaagagaaatattttcttctagctgGGAGAACAGAGTGTCAGGAAAGATTTCCTTGAGTTGACACAGTAGCCAGCCATAAGGAACATATTGGAGTGTGGCAGTCAGACTGGAAAATTATGGTCTTATCTGAAGGAATAGAATCTGCAAAGCTGAggcagaggtgagagagagaacaatgcATCCAAAGAGATATCTTAAGTTGTTTTTGTCGTCATTGTCCTCTAGCATGTCAGGGAAAAGTAGAGAAcaggggggtggaggaaggggaggtggtAAGTAGAAAGAGGTTGAGGCTCTGGCCATATCAGAAAGGTCATAAACCAATGAACCAAAAATAGATAATTCCTTATACCCTTTTATCTGTCCATTACAATTTTGCCACCACTTtgcccaagaaaaaaaaatatctttcaagacctaaatgtgagacttgaaaccataaaaatcctagaagacagcacaggcagtaatttctctgacatcagccacagcaacatttttctagatatgcctcctgaggcaagggaaataaaaacaaaaataaactattgggactacatcaaaataaaaagcttctgcatagtgaatgaaacaatcaacaaaattaaaaggcaacctactgaatgagagaagatatttgaaaatgacatatctgatacaggttagtatccaaattatataaagaactgttgcaaatcaacacccaaaaaccaaataatccaattaaaaatgggcagaagacatgaacagacatttctccaaagaagacatacagagggccaatagacacatgaaaagatgctcaacatcatccatcgtcagggaaatgcaaatcaaaactacaatgagatatcacctcacacttgtcagaatggttaaaataaaaaatacaagaaacaacaagtgttggcaagaatatggagaaacaggaaccctcttacattgttggtaggaatgcaaactggtgcagccactgtggaaaacagtatggaggttcctcaaaaagttaaaaagggaAGTATTctataatccagtaattgcactactgggtatttacccccgaTATACAAAATCACTAAtacaaagggatacgtgcacccttatgtttatgaccacattatttacaatagtcaaattatagaaacagctcaagtgtccatcaatagatgaatggataaagaagatgtaatacacacacacacacacacacacacacacacacacacatacacacacacacaatggaatattattcgtccataaaaaataaaatcttgccatttgcaacaacatgaatggagctagagagtacaatgttaagtgaaataagacagtcagagaaagactaattccatattattttattcatacgcagaatttaaaacacaaaacaaacaaaacaaagcaaatgggaaaaaaagaagagagagagacaaaccaagaaacaggctcttaactatagaaaacaaactgatggttaccagaggggagatgggtggggggatgggttaaataggtgatggggactaagagtacacttattgtgatgtgcattgaataatgtatagaactgttgaatcactatattgtacacctgaaactaatataacactgtatgttaactatactggaattaaaataaaaacttaataaaaaattatcttttgagtAATATATGTCAATATAGTATTTGTAATTTTGTCTTGGAGGTATCTTTGAGGAAAGCAAGTCTGGATAAAATGCTATTAAGTAGGGTTTGAACATCTAGGGGGCAGATTGAGGATGTCATGTTCCTGCACAGCACAGGATCAAGAAAGGGAGTAGCAGAGGGCTAAAGATAAAACCTCTATTACAGGGTTTATGTGGAGTGAGTTCTCATTTGAAGTTGGACTTAATCTGAGGCTATCTGGCACACCTGACATTTAACTCTTGACAGGTTATGCCTTCCCAACCAGTGTCTCATTCTGTCTGACATAAGAAAGCTGTTTCTGCAATGATGGGGTATATGTGAACCTTGAGTGTTATATGAGGAAGATCCAAGGGTACTTATGCaaaacaaatagaataaaatagaatatatgtgTGAGTGTCATGGGTGGTTTGCATTTTGGGTGTCTGGGTACACACAAAACTTCAGGAAAACCATAAAGCCACATGCCTCTATTTCTATCGGTACTACTTTAAGTTTAATATTATCTATCACTTGAACTACTGTGTCTCTTCTGTTTTCCCACCTTCCAgtcttttcagctttattgaggtatacttgacaaataaaacttgtatatatttaaggtgtacaatatgatgttttgatatatgaaTTGTGAAATGATTATACAATAGTccataattgtgtgtgtgtgataagaacacttaaaatcaattctcttggggcacctgggtggctcagttagggaagtatctgactcttggattagtctcaggtcatgagctcagggttgtgggatccggccccacattgggctctgtgctccacgtggagtctgctggagatcctctctctccctctgcccctacccctgctcatgctctctctctctgtctctaaataaataaataaaatcttaaaaaaaaaaaagatcaactcTCTTGGCAAATGTTAAGCATACAATACAGTAtcattaattatagtcaccatgccatATATTAGAtctccaggaaggaaagaatgaagattACTTCCTGGTTTGAGTTTGGAAGAATTAAGTGTATGAGACTTCTACTTAGTGAGATAAAGAATACTTTATAAGGAACAGGCTTAAAGGGAGGAAttaattaattgcatttttaagaTATTGAGCTCTAGTTGTCTATGTAACACAGAGAGTGTGTAGTGGTTAAGAACTCCAACTCAGGAATAAATCGGCCTGAGATGAATCCAAATTacatcacttactagctgtgtgtccaggaaagtttttttttaacccctacAAGCTCCtactttctcatctgtcaaataagGATAGATAATAATACCTCTTAATGGGTTAacagaggaataaatgaaataaggtaCCTTATGTAAAGCATTTGGTACAATATATGGTACTTAGTAAATGATCAATAATTGTGAAGTACTTTATTATTGTCATGATTCTCATTAAAAAGTAGAATCAATTAGGCATTTGGATCTATGGCCCTGGAGTCTGGAAGAGAAGGCAATGCTGTGGAAATAAATTCATGACCTGGAGTTATATATTAAACCTATAATAAGGCAAGACTATTCTCATTTACCTCTCTCAAAGAAAATTCAGAACTGGAGTCATAAACTCAAATCCCTGTGAAGGTCACCTAGTAAGATAAATGAATGAGGAAAAATTGTGGAAGACAAATAGCAAGTGGTAGGGTCTGATCTCCTGGAAACCCTGTCTTAAGGGACATGACTACTTGGCTCCAGAATACTGGGCTGATAGTACTAGATGtgctgacttttaaaaagaaaataaaaatctggtcctctgccctttttaaaatcagattattcaGGGGGTTTTCTTGAGgctgagttgtataaattctttatgtatttaggatattaatcccttatcagacacatcatttgtaagtatcttctcccatttagtaggttgtttttttgttttgttgatggtttcctttgctatgcaaaagctttttattttgatgaggttccaatagtttatttttgcttttgtttcccttacctgagAAGACACCTAGAAAAATGCttctacagctgatgtcaaagaaatttcagtctatgttttcttctagttatatggtttcaggtctcacatttaagtctttaattcattttgagtttatggtgtaagaatgtggtccagtttcattcttttgcatgtagttgtccagttttcccaccatttattgaagagactgtcttttccccattgtatattcttgcctcctttgtcacagaTAATTGACcataaatcactatgttgtacacttgaaactaatataatgttgtgtgtcaactatactaaaaaaaattataggattAGAAATAATCAAGTATATTATTGTATATGAATAGCACAAAGTCAAAATGTTGCTTTGGAAGAATATttgataaaacatgaaaataaattctttacaatgtaacataaaaaatatCCAGATTCTTATGTAAAATatcatgggtttttttaaaagattttatttatttatttgacagaaagagacacagcgaaagagggaacacaagcagggggagtgggagagggagaagcaggcttcccgcagagcagggagcccgatgtggggctcgatcccaggaccctgggatcatgacctgagccgaaggcagacgcttaacgactgagccacccaggcgcccctaaaatttcatgatttttaaagattgagaactagttcagtttttaaataattcacaGTTATATGGATGAAATAAAGCCTTATTCTGTAAGCTTTGTCCTGTGGACCAACACTTTGCACATCTGGCCTACCAGCATCCCTCAAACAGCCAATTTctctcatttgttctttttcatttatatccTGGACAATGATGTAACATAAGGCTTTAGACCAAAGGCAAGTGGCCCCAAAGAGACCTGACCCCAGTCCTCAGGCCTGCAATTTTAGTAATCACTCAATTTCTCTAAGCCATAAATTTTGGACAAGAGTAATATCTATTTCAGATATTTACAacaaagatcaaatgagatattgTGCATAATATATTTGGTACAGTATGGACAAATAATACATCATCAATTAAGTGTATACAATATATTTGCCTCTCAGATATATGACCTAATCTCTCCAAAGCACTAAATTAATCTATCGAAGATCTTATTCCCTCCTACCAATCTGACCACACATGAAAGAGGGTGAAATCCCAACACCTTCCTTCCCTCATTGTTCATGGCTTCAATTCTTCCAGCTACCACACCCAGGACCAACCCTACAGTGCCCTCACCTTTGGAAGTCTAGAAAAGAGGCTTAGGTCCGACATGTTCTTTAACCCAAAAAAagtaattctcttttcttccaatttctcccttcttttactccattggattttttttcagaatttttgggGGCttataataatatctactttaaTAAGTTGAAGTTAAGACTCAAAACAAATGACTGTATGGAAATATTCTGAACTTCATTTATAACCATTTCAGTTATCATTTGTTGTGTGGCCTTAAGAAAGGTATTGCATTTTTATGGGCTCTGGTTCTTTATTTGCAAATCAGAAACTTGTAATCAATGAATTCCATGGCTCCTTCCCATTTGTAAGAGTCTTTGTTCTCTGGCTATTGTCTGTTTATCCTTGCCTGAGTTTTCATCAGGCTTACAGCAAAGAGGTCCAGCTCTTTTCAGCCTCTTGACCCAAGGTAAGGCAGAAAAAGACACAACAGCCAGATcgtggctgggggggtggggattcTTTAGGGCCATGGACTTTGTTCTTTACCCCAGTTGTAGTAAGAAAGAATAGGAGTGTTTTAAGTGAGTGGATAACATAAGGTGTTTTACGAAAGGTCACTCTGGCTGCAAAGTGGAGAATAAACTGGAGGGTGAGACAAAAGGAAGGGTCCAAATTAGGAGCCGATAAAAAAGTTCTTGCATAGGAGGATGGCGATTTGGATGGGAATTATGGCAAAAGAGATAGATCAGGAAAAATTGATAGATGGTTGGGAGAAAAACTTCTATAGGTCTTCATGTCAGTTTGGATGTGGTAAATAGTGAGATAGTGGACACTGGTGTAAGAATAGATTTGAGTTGAGAGAAATAATAGGGGAGGCAGTTCTTCACCTTTCGTAAAGCAGACAGCAAAGTTCTGGTAGACATTATAGCCTTTTCTTTAGGCTTGGCATGATTGTAGGACAGGAACTGCCTGAGGAAGGGGTCACAATGCTCTAATCTGTAGTGATTGACACGGTATAATTTCAGGCCTCTGTCCACAGAGatgttcaggattttttttttaaataatttatttcttggggcccttgggtggctcagtcgttaagcgtctgccttcggctcaggtcatgatcccggagtcctgggatcgagccctgcacggtgctccctgctctgcgggaagcctgcttctccctctcccactccccctgcttgtgttctctctctcactgtgtctctctctctcaaataaataaataaaatcttttaaaaagaatttatttctttatttgagagagagagagaacacacacgtggggaggggaggagggagaaggagagagaaattttagCAGACTCATTGCTGAACCCAATGCAgagtttgatctcaggaccctgagatcacgacctgagctgaaaccaagagttggatgcttaaacaactgcaccacccagaggCCCCAAAATGCTCAGGGGTTTAAGCTTAGGAAATGAGCAGCAATTTTATTCAATGATGGTCACTCATGAACTCACAAACTTATCAACAAATATTGAGTGCTTCATTGTCCAAGTATGTGTTAAGCAACTTGGatgcaaaaataagtaagtcttacAAACATTTGTAGATCACAGGATTTACACTTTGGCAACAGCAAACAACCTTAAAACAAGTAAGAGTTAATGCTTGTTGAAATTATGTTGTAGAAATCAGTACACCGTGAGAGGGAACAAAATTCAGACATGAATTTATTATACTTGGAGCAGAAGGGCGCCAGCCAAGTATTAATAGAGGAAGTATATTGCTACCGAATTGTTAAATGGGACAGATTCAAAGAGttgaagaaatgtatttttcttagcAGAATAATATTCCCCCAAAAGATGTCAATGTCTTAATCTCtgaaatttatgaatatattaccATATCTGGCAAAAAACACTCTGTAGATGTAATTAGGGTTAG
Above is a genomic segment from Halichoerus grypus chromosome 11, mHalGry1.hap1.1, whole genome shotgun sequence containing:
- the OR51G2 gene encoding LOW QUALITY PROTEIN: olfactory receptor 51G2 (The sequence of the model RefSeq protein was modified relative to this genomic sequence to represent the inferred CDS: inserted 1 base in 1 codon); the encoded protein is MTLGSLESSSNISSTFLLSGIPGLEHMHIWISIPLCCIYLASILGNCTIFFIIKTEPSLHEPMYLFLSMLAVTDLGLSLCTLPTVLGIFWIGARDIGHDACFAQLFFIHCLSFLESSVLLSMAFDRFVAICRPLHYASILTNTVIGRIGLASLGRSVALIFPLPFMXKRFPYCGSPVLSHSYCLHQEVMKLACANIKANSVYGMFVIVSTVGIDSLLILVSYALILHTVLSIASRAERFKALNTCVSHICVVLLFYTPMIGLSIIHRFGKQTPHPVQVIMGFVYLLFPPLMNPIVYSVKTKQIRDRITHAFCC